The following are encoded in a window of Acetonema longum DSM 6540 genomic DNA:
- a CDS encoding ABC transporter ATP-binding protein, with protein MLLEAKNISYRYRQGPWILKEVTLSVGEGEQVGLVGPSGYGKSTLSRILAGYIKPASGEVLLDGRELPTEGHSPVQLIYQHPEKAINPLWRMKDILNEGWVPDQRILDSMGIEPGWLERWPSELSGGELQRFCIARVLGPKTRFLIADEMSTMLDVITQAQIWELMLRIVEERRMGLIVVTHNKALAQNVCTRIISLPELNKLNTNAGFPQNEE; from the coding sequence ATGCTACTTGAGGCAAAAAATATCAGTTATCGCTATCGGCAGGGGCCGTGGATATTAAAAGAGGTTACTTTATCCGTGGGGGAAGGCGAGCAGGTCGGTCTGGTCGGCCCGTCCGGGTACGGAAAAAGTACATTATCCCGAATATTGGCAGGCTATATTAAACCGGCATCCGGCGAAGTACTGCTTGATGGCCGAGAACTGCCGACAGAGGGACACAGTCCGGTGCAGCTGATCTATCAGCACCCGGAAAAGGCAATCAATCCTTTGTGGCGTATGAAGGATATCTTAAACGAAGGCTGGGTTCCGGACCAACGCATACTGGATTCCATGGGCATTGAACCGGGCTGGCTGGAGCGGTGGCCCAGTGAATTATCCGGTGGTGAGCTGCAGCGTTTCTGCATTGCCCGGGTACTAGGCCCCAAGACGAGGTTTTTAATCGCCGACGAAATGAGCACCATGCTGGATGTGATCACCCAGGCTCAGATATGGGAGCTGATGCTCCGCATCGTGGAAGAACGCCGTATGGGCCTGATTGTAGTTACCCATAATAAAGCATTGGCGCAAAATGTATGCACTCGTATTATTTCTTTGCCGGAATTGAATAAATTGAATACTAA
- a CDS encoding ABC transporter ATP-binding protein, whose translation MANNDAAPVLDIQNLSVKFRMYDRGLRQSELQVISDITLNIKAGEIVAVAGSSGSGKSLLAHAVLGILPKNAVVSGSMKYCGTELTPAAQAGLRGRDIALVPQSVSYLDPLKKVGPQVQGLYGTKEQQSQVFKRFELAEETAEKYPFQLSGGMARRILVSTAVISDAKLIIADEPTPGLNPEIAATTMKIFRDLADEGKAVMLITHDIDLAFLVADRIAVFYAGTTVEIAPVADFIQGGDALRHPYSRALWNALPQNGFKPIAGGQPYAGSLECGCPFAARCSHCSVECTAAATIKMQNVRGGEVRCCHAT comes from the coding sequence ATGGCAAACAATGATGCTGCGCCGGTCTTGGATATACAGAATCTTTCTGTTAAATTCCGTATGTATGACAGGGGGCTCAGGCAAAGTGAGCTTCAGGTTATTTCCGATATTACCCTGAATATTAAGGCCGGGGAAATTGTGGCAGTCGCCGGATCATCCGGCAGCGGCAAGAGCTTGCTTGCCCATGCGGTTTTGGGGATTTTGCCGAAAAATGCTGTTGTCAGCGGCAGTATGAAATATTGTGGAACGGAGCTTACGCCGGCAGCACAGGCGGGTTTGCGGGGACGCGATATCGCGCTGGTGCCTCAGTCGGTCTCTTACCTTGATCCGCTGAAAAAAGTCGGTCCTCAGGTGCAGGGCTTGTATGGCACGAAAGAACAGCAGTCTCAGGTATTTAAACGTTTTGAACTGGCGGAAGAAACAGCGGAAAAATATCCGTTTCAGTTGTCGGGCGGCATGGCGCGGCGGATCCTTGTTTCCACTGCGGTTATCAGTGACGCAAAGCTTATTATCGCCGATGAACCAACCCCGGGACTCAATCCCGAAATTGCGGCGACGACCATGAAAATTTTCCGGGATCTGGCTGACGAAGGCAAGGCGGTCATGCTGATTACCCACGACATTGATCTGGCCTTTCTGGTTGCCGACCGGATTGCGGTATTTTATGCAGGCACAACAGTGGAAATCGCCCCTGTTGCCGATTTCATCCAGGGTGGTGACGCCCTGCGGCATCCTTACAGCCGGGCTTTGTGGAATGCTTTGCCGCAAAACGGCTTTAAGCCGATTGCGGGAGGCCAGCCTTATGCCGGCAGCCTGGAGTGCGGCTGCCCCTTTGCAGCGCGCTGCAGCCATTGCTCAGTGGAATGCACTGCCGCCGCAACGATAAAAATGCAGAACGTCAGGGGTGGGGAGGTGCGCTGCTGCCATGCTACTTGA
- a CDS encoding ABC transporter permease — MSNRGCQAVNTSISFWQWNLRTRTLATVASALLVLVIIAAAGALIDPSAYAPQFQQKNLSPSLAHPFGTDWMGRDMFMRTVKGLSTSLWIGLLAATVSSVIAVMMGVAAATMGRRTDSFILWLVDLIQGIPHLILLMLISFVLGKGMLGVWMGVALTHWPMLARVIRAEVLAVRHSQYVLAAGKLGSSRWKTAVRHILPHVVPQYIVGLILLFPHAILHEASITFLGFGLLPREPAVGIILSESMRYLTAGMWWLTVLPGASLLTMVLLFDQIGENLQRLLKPAGAQE, encoded by the coding sequence ATGAGTAATAGGGGCTGCCAGGCTGTTAATACGAGTATATCCTTTTGGCAGTGGAACCTTCGTACCCGTACGCTGGCAACTGTTGCCAGCGCATTATTGGTCTTAGTCATCATTGCCGCCGCAGGAGCGCTGATTGACCCTTCCGCCTATGCACCGCAATTTCAGCAGAAGAATCTGTCGCCATCGCTGGCGCATCCCTTCGGAACGGACTGGATGGGGCGCGATATGTTCATGCGTACCGTAAAGGGACTGTCCACCAGTTTGTGGATCGGATTGCTGGCAGCGACTGTCAGTTCGGTCATTGCTGTTATGATGGGGGTTGCGGCAGCCACGATGGGACGCAGGACCGACAGTTTCATCCTCTGGCTTGTGGATTTAATACAGGGTATTCCTCACCTGATTTTATTAATGCTCATTTCCTTCGTGCTGGGCAAAGGCATGCTGGGGGTATGGATGGGAGTGGCACTGACTCACTGGCCGATGCTGGCGAGGGTCATCCGGGCGGAAGTATTGGCTGTGCGCCATTCCCAGTATGTGCTGGCAGCCGGAAAACTGGGTTCAAGCCGCTGGAAAACCGCCGTCAGGCATATCCTGCCTCATGTTGTGCCGCAGTATATCGTGGGATTGATTTTGCTTTTTCCTCATGCCATTTTGCATGAAGCGTCCATCACCTTCCTGGGATTCGGACTGCTGCCGCGTGAACCGGCGGTGGGTATTATCCTGTCTGAATCCATGCGGTATCTGACGGCGGGAATGTGGTGGCTGACCGTACTGCCCGGCGCATCCCTGCTCACGATGGTACTGCTGTTCGATCAGATCGGCGAAAATCTGCAACGGCTGCTGAAGCCGGCAGGCGCCCAGGAATAG
- a CDS encoding ABC transporter permease yields MQMHMATYIGRTLIRGVGLLAAVIIVTFVLVQASPVDPVEAYITAENPVSQEQREAIAAYWGLNDPPLERLGKWVSALARGDMGTSMYYRQPVTEVIRVHFMNSLLLMAVAWVLAGFSGFVLGVVAAACQQTKVDKFIKVYCLLIASAPAFWVGLLILMVFAVWLGWFPIALGTPIGKEAAAVTIGDRLYHLVLPAVTLAVTGTSQIALHTRQKLIDVLNSDYAVFAAARGETKWQIVYHHGLRNILLPAVTLQFGSISELFGGSVLAETVFSYTGLGYVAVVAGTKLDLPLLLGITLCSGFFVFAGNLIANLLYPLIDPQIREGMAHE; encoded by the coding sequence ATGCAGATGCATATGGCTACCTATATTGGCCGCACGCTGATACGGGGTGTCGGCTTGCTGGCAGCAGTTATTATTGTAACCTTTGTGCTGGTGCAAGCGTCGCCGGTCGACCCGGTGGAAGCTTATATTACAGCGGAAAATCCGGTGTCTCAGGAGCAAAGAGAGGCAATTGCCGCATACTGGGGCCTGAACGATCCGCCCCTGGAACGGCTGGGGAAATGGGTCAGCGCACTAGCCCGCGGCGATATGGGAACCTCCATGTATTACCGGCAGCCGGTGACAGAAGTGATACGGGTTCATTTTATGAATTCGCTGCTGTTGATGGCAGTTGCCTGGGTTCTTGCGGGTTTTTCCGGCTTTGTCCTGGGCGTTGTTGCCGCCGCTTGCCAGCAGACGAAAGTGGACAAGTTCATTAAGGTATATTGCCTGCTCATTGCATCGGCGCCGGCATTTTGGGTGGGGCTTCTCATCCTGATGGTATTTGCCGTATGGCTGGGCTGGTTTCCCATTGCCCTGGGTACGCCGATCGGCAAGGAGGCGGCAGCGGTTACCATTGGCGACCGCTTATACCATCTGGTATTGCCGGCGGTTACTTTAGCGGTCACAGGAACTTCCCAGATTGCCCTGCATACCAGGCAAAAATTAATAGATGTACTAAACAGCGACTATGCTGTATTTGCTGCGGCCCGCGGTGAAACGAAATGGCAGATTGTGTATCATCACGGCTTGCGTAATATCCTTTTGCCGGCTGTTACCCTGCAGTTTGGTTCCATCAGTGAATTGTTCGGCGGTTCGGTGCTTGCTGAAACTGTCTTTTCCTATACGGGACTGGGCTATGTGGCCGTCGTTGCCGGGACAAAACTGGATTTGCCTCTGCTCCTGGGGATTACGCTGTGCAGCGGGTTTTTCGTCTTTGCCGGCAACCTGATTGCCAATCTGCTGTACCCATTGATCGATCCGCAAATCAGGGAGGGGATGGCGCATGAGTAA
- a CDS encoding ABC transporter substrate-binding protein — MRNKSYKKLFAAIMMMLMLGSMLLAGCGGSKTDNTQVTAKDEIVVAIGGEKAAGFDPVTGWGAQGGTLFQSKLLDVSPDNKIVNDLATGYTVSSDGLTWTFTIREDVKFHDGKPLTAKDVAFTFNKTKAAASFVDLTEMDKAEARDDKTVVFHMKKPMSIFPYQVATLGIVPEHLYGDGQAYARQPVGSGPYKFVQWDRGQQLIVERNDDYYGGKAPFKRIVFLFLNNDAAYAAAQAGKVDVVKTTEALAVKPIPGYNVVDCKTFDFRSVSLPVQKPGEKSGEGYDIGNAVTSDITIRKALAMGVNRKQIIDSVLNGYGQPVFTISDYLPWENKQIQWKDGDVGGAKALLDKSGWLDTDGDGIREKNGLKAEFHLVYEAGDSTRESIAMAFSEQAKALGIHVIADGLGSSDRVKHKHKDAFLLGGGAYSPVYMLNALHSRFAAKGGWFNIVAYQNPVVDGYLDAAIGALDEQTADENWRKAQWDGQTGGSVLGDAPYIYLMNISHLYFVRDGIDIGKQKWHPHDHGFVVISNIMDWSWKQ; from the coding sequence GTGAGAAACAAGAGTTATAAAAAATTGTTTGCAGCAATCATGATGATGCTTATGCTGGGCAGTATGCTGTTAGCAGGCTGCGGCGGCAGTAAAACCGACAATACACAGGTAACTGCCAAAGATGAGATTGTGGTTGCTATCGGCGGTGAGAAGGCGGCAGGCTTTGACCCGGTTACCGGCTGGGGCGCTCAGGGCGGTACTTTGTTTCAGAGCAAGCTGTTGGATGTCAGCCCGGACAACAAAATCGTCAATGACCTGGCAACCGGTTATACCGTAAGCAGTGACGGACTGACCTGGACTTTTACTATCCGGGAAGATGTAAAGTTCCATGACGGCAAACCGCTGACGGCTAAGGATGTGGCCTTTACTTTTAACAAGACAAAGGCAGCGGCCAGTTTCGTTGATTTAACCGAGATGGATAAAGCGGAAGCAAGGGATGATAAGACGGTTGTCTTTCATATGAAGAAGCCCATGTCTATTTTCCCCTACCAGGTTGCAACCTTGGGGATTGTTCCTGAACATTTATACGGTGACGGCCAGGCCTATGCCCGGCAGCCGGTGGGTTCGGGCCCATATAAGTTCGTGCAGTGGGACAGAGGCCAGCAGCTGATTGTAGAACGCAATGATGACTATTATGGCGGTAAAGCTCCGTTCAAACGGATTGTATTCTTATTCTTGAATAATGATGCCGCTTATGCGGCAGCGCAGGCCGGCAAGGTGGATGTGGTAAAGACAACGGAAGCGCTGGCTGTCAAACCAATACCCGGCTACAACGTTGTAGACTGCAAGACCTTTGATTTCCGTTCCGTGTCACTGCCTGTCCAAAAGCCGGGAGAAAAAAGCGGGGAAGGCTATGATATCGGCAATGCGGTTACCAGCGATATCACCATCAGAAAAGCGCTGGCCATGGGCGTAAACAGAAAGCAAATAATTGACAGCGTGCTGAACGGGTATGGACAGCCTGTATTTACGATTTCCGATTATCTGCCGTGGGAGAATAAACAGATCCAATGGAAAGACGGCGATGTTGGCGGGGCAAAAGCGCTTCTGGATAAAAGCGGCTGGCTGGATACCGATGGCGACGGAATCCGTGAAAAGAACGGGTTAAAAGCCGAGTTCCATCTGGTTTACGAGGCCGGTGATTCCACCCGTGAATCGATTGCGATGGCATTCAGCGAGCAGGCCAAAGCGCTTGGTATCCACGTTATTGCCGATGGACTCGGGTCTTCGGACCGGGTTAAACATAAGCATAAAGATGCTTTTCTCCTGGGGGGTGGCGCCTACAGCCCTGTCTATATGCTGAATGCCCTGCACAGCCGGTTTGCGGCCAAGGGCGGCTGGTTTAATATTGTTGCGTATCAGAACCCGGTTGTGGACGGTTATCTGGACGCGGCAATTGGCGCGCTGGATGAACAGACTGCTGATGAAAACTGGCGAAAAGCCCAGTGGGATGGTCAGACAGGCGGCAGTGTTCTGGGGGATGCTCCGTATATTTATCTCATGAATATCAGCCACCTGTACTTTGTCCGGGATGGCATCGATATCGGCAAGCAAAAATGGCACCCCCATGACCATGGATTTGTCGTGATCAGCAATATTATGGACTGGTCCTGGAAGCAATAA
- a CDS encoding LysR family transcriptional regulator, with protein MDIEVLKTMQILTQTKSFSKTAEIQNIVQSTVSARIAELEKTLGQKLFIRDNQRVELTQSGLMFLPYAQHLLEDFENGKARLNSAAFFDDRLVIGNVYSALPNFLFPVYREYLRCFPRISVKAVAGHSTDILQSLVDGIIDIAIVYQLPRIRRFTTFLCNEEDFVFICPPGDPLANQAEMPVKDLARINLLFHNWGGSFSDWVAQLFPGTRWFHANIGNPSFIVSLVEEGIGSAILTRSTVQKALMRNSVVEIPLTGSPLPPCWHTYAVVHPKRLSRQPVRDWFDVMSKHDLAAVPI; from the coding sequence ATGGATATTGAAGTTTTGAAAACAATGCAGATTTTAACACAAACAAAAAGCTTCTCAAAAACCGCGGAAATACAAAATATTGTCCAATCAACGGTCAGCGCCCGCATAGCTGAATTGGAAAAGACACTGGGGCAAAAACTGTTTATAAGGGATAACCAGCGTGTGGAACTGACACAGAGCGGTCTTATGTTTCTTCCCTATGCTCAGCACTTATTGGAAGACTTCGAGAACGGCAAAGCCAGATTAAATTCAGCAGCCTTCTTCGATGACCGTTTAGTCATTGGTAATGTCTATTCCGCTTTGCCCAATTTCTTATTCCCGGTTTATCGCGAATATCTGCGCTGCTTTCCCCGTATCTCGGTAAAAGCGGTTGCCGGCCACTCAACCGATATTTTGCAGTCTTTGGTAGATGGTATCATTGATATTGCAATCGTTTATCAATTACCAAGAATTCGCCGTTTTACAACATTTTTATGTAATGAAGAAGATTTTGTTTTTATTTGTCCGCCCGGTGACCCGCTTGCGAACCAGGCGGAAATGCCGGTTAAAGACCTGGCAAGGATTAATTTGCTTTTTCACAACTGGGGGGGAAGTTTCAGCGATTGGGTCGCCCAATTATTTCCTGGAACGCGCTGGTTTCACGCTAATATCGGCAACCCGTCTTTTATCGTTTCCCTTGTCGAAGAAGGAATCGGTTCAGCCATTTTGACCCGCTCGACTGTTCAAAAAGCCCTGATGAGAAATTCCGTTGTTGAAATCCCCCTCACCGGCTCACCTTTGCCGCCTTGTTGGCATACGTATGCAGTGGTTCATCCCAAGCGGCTTTCCCGTCAGCCTGTTCGTGACTGGTTTGATGTGATGAGTAAGCATGATCTGGCAGCAGTACCCATTTAA
- a CDS encoding Bax inhibitor-1/YccA family membrane protein, producing the protein MKIANTILNNLDEKIQQAGLPDREELTTYEGVIQKSSLMLFILVAAAAATWYSGYAANPLTLQVSAIMGLVIAFIISFKPVTAPFLAPLYAILEGMALASLSFFCEINYPGIATNAVLITLSIFAVSLLLYAKQIVTVDNDFKKMVMTATFAVVIVYLMNFVFSFLGIQIPMLHESGIIGIAFSLMVVGIATFNLFLDFQLVAEAVEEQAPKYFEWYCAFGLTVTLVWLYIEILKLLRKLRK; encoded by the coding sequence ATAAAAATAGCAAATACCATTTTAAACAACCTGGACGAAAAAATCCAACAAGCCGGCCTGCCTGACCGGGAAGAGCTTACTACCTATGAGGGTGTCATTCAAAAAAGTTCACTGATGTTATTTATCCTTGTCGCAGCCGCAGCTGCCACCTGGTATTCCGGGTATGCCGCAAATCCGCTGACGCTCCAAGTCTCCGCCATTATGGGCCTGGTTATTGCTTTTATCATCTCTTTTAAACCGGTTACCGCCCCGTTCCTGGCACCTCTATATGCTATCTTAGAAGGTATGGCCCTGGCGTCTTTGTCCTTTTTCTGTGAAATAAACTATCCGGGGATTGCAACAAACGCTGTGCTGATTACGCTTTCGATTTTTGCCGTGTCCCTGTTGCTGTATGCCAAACAGATCGTGACCGTGGATAACGACTTCAAAAAGATGGTGATGACGGCCACTTTCGCCGTTGTCATAGTCTATCTGATGAATTTCGTTTTCTCATTTCTGGGAATTCAAATCCCGATGCTCCATGAATCGGGAATCATCGGGATTGCCTTTAGTCTGATGGTTGTTGGTATCGCCACATTTAACCTTTTCCTTGATTTCCAGCTTGTTGCCGAAGCGGTTGAAGAGCAGGCTCCCAAATATTTTGAATGGTACTGCGCCTTTGGCCTGACAGTTACCTTGGTTTGGCTGTATATTGAGATTCTGAAGCTTTTAAGAAAACTGAGGAAATAA
- a CDS encoding YkgJ family cysteine cluster protein produces the protein MEVYINDGGELTCAMPLPQSTVAELAEAVGRFCLKAVDCSVCTHTCCAGFIVYGDNVFIRSLAAMIGQTMGKVDAGAVVLKAIALDFKTMNWFVRQTNGGTCQFLSPAGRCLIYNIRPLVCRMHVCRPSEPRYKLMKDYLYFAYQAALQYEMSRLLSAANLPQPHHWIKDNPLINMETYDAAIPEIIAWSQAHWHLRPESSPQPPHQPGGLHSI, from the coding sequence ATGGAAGTATATATAAATGACGGGGGAGAACTTACTTGCGCAATGCCGCTTCCACAGTCTACCGTCGCTGAATTGGCAGAGGCTGTAGGACGGTTTTGCCTGAAAGCGGTTGATTGCTCGGTATGCACACATACCTGCTGCGCCGGTTTTATTGTCTATGGGGACAACGTGTTTATACGCAGCCTTGCAGCTATGATCGGCCAAACGATGGGGAAGGTTGATGCGGGGGCAGTTGTTTTGAAGGCAATAGCGCTTGACTTTAAAACGATGAACTGGTTTGTACGGCAGACAAACGGCGGCACCTGCCAGTTCCTCTCCCCCGCCGGCCGGTGCCTGATCTACAATATCAGGCCGCTGGTATGCCGGATGCACGTTTGCCGCCCGAGCGAGCCCCGCTACAAGCTGATGAAAGATTACTTGTATTTCGCCTATCAGGCGGCTTTACAATATGAAATGTCCCGGCTGCTGTCCGCCGCCAACCTGCCTCAGCCGCATCACTGGATTAAGGACAATCCGCTTATCAATATGGAAACCTATGACGCCGCCATCCCGGAAATTATCGCCTGGTCGCAAGCCCATTGGCATTTACGCCCCGAATCTTCTCCGCAACCTCCGCATCAGCCCGGCGGCTTGCATTCTATTTAG
- the clpB gene encoding ATP-dependent chaperone ClpB, with the protein MDQDKFTQKAAAVIQEAQQLAAVNYHQELTTRHLILALAQDNEGMIAYILAQYNIQIQAFRGKLEQLLKNMPAVKGQEISLRMNTAMVRVLALAQKQAADMRDEYVSVEHLFLAAVEDGDSDVVEVCREFGLSRSRVLETIRQFRAGKHGISGNPEESLQALSKYGRDLTDLARQGRLDPVIGRDEEIRRVVEILSRRTKNNPVLIGEPGVGKTAIAEGLARRVIAGDVPEGLKNKTIYSLDLGSLVAGAKYRGEFEERLKNVLTEIKKAEGNIILFIDELHTVVGAGAAEGAMDAGNILKPMLARGELHCIGATTLNEYRKYIEKDAALERRFQPIMVDQPSVEDTVSILRGLRERYEVHHGVRIKDAALIAAAVLSDRYISDRFLPDKAIDLVDEAAAKLRTEIDSMPGELDEALHRVMQLEIEEQALGKEPDPSSQERLRRIREELANLKAQADSLKAQWQTEKQAIMRLRDLKKEIDTVRTAMESAERSYDLNKLAELKYGKLPELEKKLKSEEASLAENRSHRVMLKEEVNEDDIARIVSRWTGIPVTRLLSGEREKLSRLEEILHQRVVGQDAAVTAVTEAIIRARAGIKDPQRPIGSFIFLGPTGVGKTELAKALSEVLFDDERSMIRIDMSEYMEKHTVSRLVGAPPGYIGYDEGGQLTEAVRRRPYSVILLDEVEKAHSDVFNILLQILDDGRLTDGKGRTVDFKNTVVIMTSNIGSQEILNGDFAAAKERVLEMMKRHFRPEFLNRIDDIIVFNALNRDQVASIAGLLLQSLGERLKKQLNITLSWDSDTLNLLAKQGYDPNYGARPLRRLIGRLVETELSKKIVKGEIPEGSHVALHADKDRVKLEVRLQLGKNS; encoded by the coding sequence ATGGATCAAGATAAATTTACTCAGAAAGCAGCGGCTGTCATCCAGGAAGCCCAACAGCTGGCCGCCGTCAATTACCATCAGGAGCTGACCACCCGCCATTTAATCCTGGCGCTGGCGCAGGATAATGAAGGCATGATTGCCTATATCCTGGCTCAATACAATATTCAGATTCAGGCCTTTCGCGGGAAACTGGAGCAGCTTTTAAAGAACATGCCTGCCGTTAAAGGTCAGGAAATTTCCTTACGCATGAACACCGCCATGGTCCGGGTATTGGCGCTGGCGCAAAAGCAGGCCGCGGACATGAGGGACGAGTATGTCAGCGTCGAGCATCTTTTTCTGGCGGCAGTGGAAGACGGCGACAGCGACGTAGTCGAAGTTTGCCGTGAATTTGGTCTCTCCCGCAGCCGTGTCCTGGAAACCATCCGTCAGTTTCGCGCCGGAAAACATGGAATATCCGGCAATCCGGAAGAAAGCCTGCAGGCCCTGTCTAAATACGGCCGGGACCTGACAGACTTGGCCCGACAGGGCAGGCTGGACCCGGTCATAGGCCGGGATGAAGAAATCCGCCGGGTCGTGGAGATCCTCTCCCGCCGGACTAAGAACAATCCTGTTTTGATCGGCGAGCCGGGCGTGGGCAAAACCGCCATTGCCGAAGGCTTGGCCCGCCGGGTTATCGCCGGCGACGTGCCGGAAGGACTAAAAAATAAGACTATCTATTCTCTTGATCTGGGATCCCTGGTCGCCGGAGCGAAATACCGGGGCGAGTTCGAGGAACGTTTAAAGAATGTCTTGACAGAAATAAAAAAAGCCGAGGGCAATATTATTCTGTTCATCGACGAACTGCACACTGTGGTCGGCGCCGGCGCCGCCGAAGGCGCCATGGATGCGGGCAATATCCTGAAACCCATGCTGGCCCGGGGTGAACTGCATTGCATCGGCGCCACCACTCTCAATGAATACCGTAAGTATATTGAAAAGGATGCCGCATTAGAGCGCCGTTTCCAGCCGATCATGGTGGACCAGCCCAGCGTGGAAGACACTGTTTCTATCCTGCGGGGTTTGCGGGAACGGTATGAAGTCCATCACGGCGTTAGAATCAAGGATGCCGCTTTAATCGCCGCCGCAGTCTTATCGGACCGCTACATCTCCGACCGGTTCCTGCCGGACAAGGCCATTGACCTGGTGGATGAAGCGGCCGCTAAACTCCGCACCGAAATTGACTCCATGCCCGGCGAACTGGACGAAGCACTGCACCGGGTGATGCAGCTGGAGATCGAAGAACAGGCCCTCGGGAAGGAACCCGATCCTTCCTCGCAGGAAAGGCTCCGCCGCATCCGGGAAGAACTGGCCAATCTAAAGGCACAGGCCGATTCCCTGAAAGCCCAGTGGCAGACAGAAAAACAGGCAATTATGCGCCTGCGGGATCTCAAGAAAGAAATCGATACTGTCCGAACCGCGATGGAATCGGCGGAAAGAAGCTATGACCTGAATAAACTGGCCGAGCTAAAATACGGCAAATTGCCGGAGCTTGAAAAGAAGCTTAAAAGTGAAGAGGCTTCGCTTGCCGAAAATCGTTCCCACAGAGTTATGCTCAAAGAAGAGGTGAACGAAGATGACATTGCCAGAATCGTCAGCCGCTGGACAGGGATTCCGGTAACCCGTCTGCTTAGCGGCGAACGGGAAAAACTTAGCCGGTTAGAAGAGATCCTGCATCAGCGGGTTGTGGGACAGGATGCTGCGGTAACAGCCGTAACCGAAGCCATTATTCGGGCCAGGGCAGGCATTAAAGACCCTCAAAGACCGATCGGCTCATTTATCTTCCTTGGCCCTACGGGAGTGGGAAAAACCGAACTGGCCAAAGCCTTGTCCGAAGTGCTGTTCGATGATGAACGCAGCATGATTCGCATCGATATGAGCGAATACATGGAGAAACATACCGTTTCCCGCCTGGTCGGCGCACCTCCCGGCTACATCGGCTATGATGAAGGCGGCCAGCTCACTGAGGCCGTCCGCCGCCGCCCCTATAGTGTGATCCTGCTGGACGAAGTGGAGAAAGCCCACAGCGATGTCTTCAATATTTTGCTGCAAATTCTCGATGACGGGCGCTTAACCGACGGTAAAGGCCGCACCGTTGATTTCAAAAATACCGTCGTCATTATGACCTCGAATATTGGCTCCCAGGAGATTTTAAACGGCGACTTTGCCGCAGCCAAAGAACGGGTGCTGGAAATGATGAAACGCCATTTCCGCCCGGAGTTCCTCAACCGGATTGACGACATTATCGTCTTCAATGCTCTGAACCGGGACCAAGTTGCGTCTATCGCCGGATTGCTGCTCCAAAGCCTGGGGGAACGGCTGAAAAAGCAGCTCAACATCACCCTTTCCTGGGATAGCGACACCCTGAATCTATTGGCGAAACAAGGCTATGATCCCAATTACGGCGCCCGGCCTCTGCGGCGGCTGATCGGGCGTCTTGTGGAAACCGAACTGAGCAAGAAAATTGTAAAAGGCGAGATCCCGGAAGGGAGCCATGTGGCACTGCATGCCGACAAAGACAGGGTGAAGCTTGAAGTAAGGCTTCAGCTGGGGAAGAACAGCTAA
- a CDS encoding chloride channel protein — MFNQAVIKVLDAYARQRLLPKKIQAAFPLLIGGIVGFVLPEILGGGNSLIDKIADGHFGLAMLLVILGAKFLFTMLSYGAGVPGGIFLPMLVLGALIGGVFSKTILFFGFSHDYHVTWMLLGMAAYFTAIVKAPVTGSILITEMTGSFRHLPETIAVCMVAYIVADIARSKPIYDTLLERSLQPENPNRQETGQQTITEMIVCMGSQLDDRRIRDVEWPADCLLVCIRRGEQDIVPKGDIKLTAGDYLYIVSDERYTYDIRTIAE, encoded by the coding sequence GTGTTTAATCAAGCGGTAATTAAGGTGCTTGATGCTTATGCCCGGCAGAGACTGCTGCCGAAAAAAATTCAGGCCGCATTTCCCTTGCTTATTGGCGGTATCGTGGGATTTGTTCTGCCGGAAATTTTGGGTGGCGGGAATAGCCTGATTGATAAGATCGCTGACGGGCATTTTGGCTTAGCCATGCTGCTGGTCATACTGGGAGCGAAATTTTTATTTACCATGCTCAGTTATGGCGCCGGGGTTCCCGGTGGTATATTTTTGCCCATGCTGGTACTCGGCGCATTGATCGGAGGCGTCTTCAGCAAGACCATCCTGTTTTTTGGCTTCAGTCATGACTATCATGTCACATGGATGCTTCTTGGAATGGCCGCCTATTTTACAGCGATCGTAAAGGCACCGGTTACCGGCAGTATATTGATAACGGAAATGACAGGATCCTTCCGTCACCTGCCCGAAACGATTGCCGTCTGTATGGTCGCTTATATTGTCGCTGATATCGCCCGGTCAAAACCGATTTATGATACTTTGCTGGAGCGCTCGCTTCAACCTGAGAACCCGAACCGGCAGGAAACCGGTCAGCAGACAATCACCGAAATGATCGTTTGTATGGGGTCCCAATTAGACGACCGGAGAATCAGGGATGTGGAGTGGCCGGCGGATTGTTTGCTGGTCTGTATCAGGCGCGGCGAGCAGGACATCGTACCAAAAGGAGATATCAAACTTACCGCCGGCGACTACTTGTATATTGTCTCTGACGAACGCTATACCTATGACATCAGGACGATTGCCGAATAG